The following proteins are encoded in a genomic region of Anaerotignum faecicola:
- a CDS encoding amidohydrolase family protein: METLAIRDFIRKGKIKGPRLLCSGTPLKVVGGHEPGFDITGPIEARKAVRQFLFEGVDFIKAMVTGGLGKAGEDPGAVELELNELAAMVSEAAKHGKKVACHCHSRAGMEILLKAGAA, encoded by the coding sequence ATGGAAACACTGGCTATCCGGGATTTTATCAGGAAGGGAAAGATTAAGGGGCCAAGACTTTTGTGCAGTGGGACTCCGCTTAAAGTGGTAGGTGGCCATGAACCAGGCTTTGATATTACAGGACCTATAGAAGCAAGGAAGGCGGTGCGTCAGTTTCTGTTCGAAGGTGTTGATTTTATCAAGGCCATGGTAACCGGAGGTTTGGGAAAGGCTGGAGAAGATCCGGGGGCTGTGGAACTGGAGCTTAATGAACTGGCGGCCATGGTGTCTGAAGCCGCCAAACACGGAAAAAAAGTGGCCTGCCACTGTCACAGCAGGGCAGGAATGGAAATTCTGCTTAAGGCGGGTGCTGC